A single Pirellulales bacterium DNA region contains:
- the ruvA gene encoding Holliday junction branch migration protein RuvA: protein MITNISGRLLRVDVESLTLQVGAFQYEVLIPEFARRRLQSQVDHDISLHTIEYLEGNAMGGRMTPRLIGFLTEVEREFFDLVCEVDGVGVKKALRAMVRPVREVATAIEEQDVKSLSGLPGIGPATAERMVAKLRRKMPKFALMVARDEPRAPETEADRDILRETFDALRSLGHSEHDARRLIETALETKKKPKTVEEMLQAIYQNSHKK, encoded by the coding sequence GTGATCACAAACATTTCTGGCCGCCTGCTGCGTGTGGATGTCGAATCGCTCACGCTGCAAGTCGGCGCGTTCCAATACGAAGTGCTGATTCCCGAGTTCGCCCGGCGGCGGCTGCAATCGCAGGTCGATCACGATATCAGCCTGCACACCATCGAATACTTGGAAGGCAATGCCATGGGCGGCCGCATGACCCCGCGGTTGATCGGCTTTCTCACCGAAGTGGAACGCGAATTTTTTGACCTGGTGTGTGAAGTGGACGGCGTGGGCGTAAAAAAAGCCCTCCGGGCGATGGTCCGACCGGTGCGCGAAGTGGCCACCGCCATTGAAGAGCAAGATGTGAAATCGCTTTCCGGCCTGCCAGGCATCGGTCCCGCCACGGCGGAGCGCATGGTGGCCAAGCTGCGCCGCAAAATGCCCAAATTCGCCCTGATGGTGGCCCGCGACGAGCCGCGCGCACCGGAAACGGAAGCCGACCGCGACATCCTGCGCGAAACCTTCGACGCTCTGCGTTCCCTGGGCCACAGCGAGCACGATGCCCGCCGCTTGATTGAGACTGCCCTGGAAACCAAAAAGAAGCCCAAAACCGTGGAAGAAATGCTGCAAGCGATTTATCAGAATAGCCACAAGAAGTGA
- a CDS encoding type II toxin-antitoxin system RelE/ParE family toxin → MGQINWTHEAERWLREIHDYIAQDNPSAAKRTAYGIYHKVQLLKLL, encoded by the coding sequence TTGGGGCAAATAAATTGGACGCACGAAGCCGAGCGGTGGCTGCGCGAAATCCACGATTACATTGCCCAAGATAATCCGTCGGCCGCTAAACGAACTGCCTACGGCATCTATCACAAGGTTCAACTGCTGAAGCTTCTATAG
- a CDS encoding zinc ribbon domain-containing protein: protein MPDILLKCTVCGALLDEEDLFCPNCGTEAPTGNSNAATSSAENSPTVPVGAVSVGAVPVGAASQTPSPPGGGDGVRGNDAVVASPATDHRPPTTNNTPATHQTTCNFACRGCGASMSYDASAQTLRCPFCGSEQLEKKPDAKEIAPDAVVPFSISRDQAVANMRQWLGQGFWRPGDLAQQAAIVKMTAVYIPYWVFDAQTHTNWAADSSHTPAGARASWYPVAGQHEGEYSGLLVGASGALTGAETAALCPFDLSAAAAPNAGDLKNAIYERFTVPRKYARPLARQGLEAGESDACQQYVTGKCRNMHVNVRITNLDSHPMLLPVWIMAYRYRDQVFRFLCNGQTGKCSGQAPVSYKKIGVAVAIAAIIIALILFWLLFLGGGGRHREARWNGFSATPTILPIVELNQFRDCQSTRLAGYFHRDSLPTAVKV from the coding sequence ATGCCCGACATTCTCCTCAAATGCACTGTTTGCGGCGCACTCTTGGACGAGGAAGATTTATTCTGCCCCAACTGCGGCACCGAAGCGCCCACGGGCAATTCCAACGCCGCCACATCGTCCGCCGAAAATAGCCCGACTGTGCCAGTCGGGGCAGTATCAGTCGGGGCAGTGCCAGTCGGTGCCGCCTCACAAACTCCCTCTCCCCCGGGGGGAGGGGATGGGGTGAGGGGAAATGACGCCGTCGTTGCCTCCCCGGCCACCGATCACCGACCACCGACCACGAACAACACCCCTGCCACCCATCAAACCACCTGCAATTTCGCTTGCCGCGGTTGCGGCGCTTCGATGAGTTACGATGCCAGCGCCCAAACGCTCCGCTGCCCCTTCTGCGGTTCCGAGCAGCTCGAAAAAAAGCCCGACGCCAAAGAAATTGCTCCCGACGCCGTGGTCCCTTTCAGCATTTCGCGCGATCAGGCCGTGGCCAACATGCGCCAGTGGTTGGGCCAAGGCTTTTGGCGTCCCGGCGATTTGGCTCAGCAGGCCGCCATCGTCAAAATGACGGCGGTCTACATTCCCTATTGGGTGTTCGATGCCCAAACGCATACCAATTGGGCCGCCGACAGCAGCCACACGCCGGCGGGCGCGCGAGCCAGTTGGTATCCGGTCGCCGGCCAGCACGAAGGGGAATATTCCGGCTTGCTTGTCGGCGCCAGCGGCGCGCTTACGGGAGCGGAAACCGCCGCGCTGTGCCCGTTCGATCTGTCGGCCGCCGCGGCCCCCAATGCCGGTGATTTGAAAAATGCCATTTACGAGCGATTCACCGTGCCGCGCAAATACGCCCGGCCGCTGGCCCGTCAGGGTTTGGAAGCTGGCGAATCCGACGCCTGTCAGCAATACGTGACGGGCAAATGCCGCAACATGCACGTGAATGTGCGGATTACCAATCTCGACAGCCACCCTATGCTGCTGCCCGTGTGGATCATGGCCTATCGCTACCGCGACCAGGTGTTCCGCTTTTTGTGCAATGGGCAAACGGGCAAATGCTCCGGGCAGGCCCCGGTGTCGTACAAAAAAATTGGCGTGGCCGTGGCGATTGCAGCCATCATCATTGCGCTGATTCTGTTTTGGCTGCTCTTCCTCGGCGGCGGCGGTCGACATCGCGAAGCGCGCTGGAATGGGTTTTCGGCGACGCCAACCATTTTGCCCATTGTCGAGTTAAATCAATTCCGTGATTGTCAATCGACAAGGTTAGCTGGCTATTTTCATCGAGACAGTCTGCCGACCGCCGTTAAGGTATAA
- a CDS encoding crossover junction endodeoxyribonuclease RuvC, translated as MLNRKRRASPAAKTSAPCPSPAPHSPFPIPHSPFPTRILGIDPGLNITGYGVLERNEKNPKQPRVIEAGVIRGNAKQSLEDRLAEIHAGVADCIATLKPGVMALEQLYSHVAHPRTSILMGHARGVICLAAAQAGIAVIHYPSTQIKRILTGNGRASKEQMQLAIQRELRLDELPDPPDVADALAVAVCHYYLGRREQESALANEQPASRL; from the coding sequence ATGCTCAACCGCAAGCGTCGGGCAAGCCCGGCGGCTAAAACGTCCGCCCCCTGTCCATCGCCCGCTCCGCACTCCCCATTCCCCATTCCCCATTCCCCATTTCCTACCCGCATTCTCGGCATCGATCCGGGCCTCAACATCACCGGCTACGGCGTTTTGGAACGCAACGAAAAAAATCCCAAGCAGCCGCGGGTTATCGAAGCCGGCGTCATTCGCGGCAACGCCAAGCAATCGCTGGAAGATCGTTTGGCCGAAATTCATGCTGGCGTGGCCGACTGTATCGCCACACTTAAGCCCGGCGTCATGGCTCTGGAGCAGCTTTATTCTCACGTGGCCCATCCGCGCACCAGCATTTTGATGGGCCATGCCCGCGGAGTCATCTGCCTGGCCGCCGCCCAGGCTGGAATTGCTGTCATCCATTACCCATCCACGCAAATTAAGCGAATTCTGACGGGCAACGGTCGGGCCTCCAAAGAACAAATGCAATTGGCCATCCAGCGAGAATTGCGGCTGGACGAGCTGCCCGACCCGCCCGACGTGGCCGATGCCCTGGCGGTGGCGGTGTGTCATTATTATCTTGGTCGGCGAGAGCAAGAATCCGCCTTGGCGAACGAACAACCCGCAAGCCGATTATAA
- the cysS gene encoding cysteine--tRNA ligase, producing the protein MSTATSRLPTAATNLSPSKLRVYSTLSRTKEPFVPVKPGQVGMYLCGPTVYKPSHIGHMVGPVIFDAIKRYLVYLGYKVTWVVNVTDVDDKLIKESTARNMTMAKLAEEMTADYLHNLDALGVDTIDHFPKATDNIDEIIRFTQSLIDKGFAYESEGDVYFEVAKDSGYGKLSRRTAESLQGEGGDMWERKRSPGDFALWKSAKPGEPAWESPWGKGRPGWHIECSAMSHRILGETFDIHGGGLDLIFPHHENEIAQSECANGKPQAKYWLHNGLMQAAAETGKIGGRNTRTQNPAGATAGLPSSASAASATANPQAGDLSSQQTGKISKSTGASAFRDLLSRHQPETIRFFLLSTHYRSPIQYSEELLQGKAQNLESFYRFFKLLERITGRNFYSLQSATTRAAGEFNPTGNSLLTEVAALRQKFLEAMDDDFNTGAGTAVLFELLTALNKYVAAEKLEAGQPDAAKVAALEKGATVLKELAAILGLFRKPVEQKSAGDDGALVASLVKLVTELQTAGKLAEPAAAAAAAASAQTDSLMKLLIDARAAARKNKDFATGDLIRNRLTELGITLEDRPGGTEWNRA; encoded by the coding sequence GCGGACCCACGGTTTACAAACCCAGCCACATTGGGCACATGGTGGGGCCGGTCATTTTCGACGCCATTAAGCGCTACTTGGTTTACCTGGGATACAAAGTCACTTGGGTCGTGAATGTGACCGATGTCGACGACAAGCTGATCAAGGAATCGACCGCCCGCAACATGACCATGGCCAAACTGGCCGAGGAAATGACGGCCGATTATTTGCACAATTTGGACGCGCTGGGCGTGGACACCATCGATCACTTCCCCAAAGCCACGGACAACATCGACGAAATTATTCGCTTCACCCAATCGCTGATCGACAAGGGCTTCGCCTACGAGTCGGAAGGCGATGTCTATTTCGAAGTGGCGAAAGATTCCGGTTACGGCAAGCTCAGCCGCCGCACGGCCGAAAGCTTGCAAGGCGAAGGCGGGGATATGTGGGAGCGTAAACGCTCTCCCGGCGATTTCGCCCTGTGGAAAAGCGCCAAGCCAGGCGAGCCCGCGTGGGAGAGCCCTTGGGGTAAAGGCCGCCCGGGCTGGCACATCGAGTGCTCCGCCATGAGCCACCGCATTTTAGGCGAAACGTTCGACATTCACGGCGGCGGACTCGATTTGATTTTTCCCCATCACGAAAACGAAATTGCCCAAAGCGAATGCGCCAACGGCAAGCCGCAAGCCAAATACTGGCTGCACAACGGCTTGATGCAAGCCGCCGCCGAAACCGGCAAAATCGGCGGCCGCAACACCCGCACCCAAAATCCCGCAGGCGCCACTGCTGGGTTGCCGAGCAGTGCAAGTGCAGCAAGTGCCACCGCCAATCCCCAAGCCGGCGATTTGTCGTCGCAGCAAACAGGCAAAATCAGCAAATCGACCGGCGCCAGCGCTTTTCGCGATCTGCTTTCGCGCCACCAGCCGGAAACCATCCGCTTCTTTTTGCTCTCCACGCATTACCGCAGCCCCATCCAATACAGCGAAGAGTTGCTGCAAGGCAAAGCGCAAAATTTGGAGAGTTTTTACCGCTTCTTCAAGCTGCTGGAGCGCATTACCGGCCGCAATTTTTACAGCCTGCAATCGGCCACGACTCGTGCTGCCGGGGAATTCAACCCCACGGGCAATTCTTTGTTGACCGAGGTGGCCGCACTCCGCCAAAAATTTCTCGAAGCCATGGACGACGATTTCAACACCGGCGCCGGCACTGCCGTGTTGTTTGAGCTGCTCACGGCACTCAATAAATATGTTGCTGCGGAAAAACTGGAAGCCGGCCAGCCCGACGCCGCCAAAGTGGCCGCGCTGGAAAAAGGCGCCACGGTCCTCAAAGAGCTCGCCGCGATCCTCGGTTTGTTTCGTAAGCCGGTCGAGCAAAAATCCGCCGGCGATGATGGGGCGCTTGTTGCTTCGCTGGTGAAGCTTGTCACCGAGCTGCAAACCGCCGGCAAGCTGGCCGAGCCGGCTGCGGCAGCGGCGGCTGCGGCCAGTGCGCAAACCGATTCACTCATGAAATTGCTGATCGATGCCCGCGCCGCTGCCCGCAAGAACAAAGATTTCGCCACCGGCGATTTAATTCGCAACCGACTCACGGAGTTGGGCATCACGTTGGAAGACCGCCCCGGCGGCACCGAGTGGAACCGAGCGTAA
- a CDS encoding zinc ribbon domain-containing protein, with translation MPTPAATAELAHTAAPQGHACANCGSPVELGDKFCNVCGAPQPVAEQTQPIAPVTRTVECKNCGAKLTLAADQRSITCPFCDSNMVVESTDEQTGRQPPEFIIGFAITPQQALEKFRAWLRESGMFRPGDLSTAKIEEKLRGVYLPFWSFSMLAQSQWSAQIGEHWYRTETYTTIINGKPVTQTRTVTETEWWSLAGQHHNYYSGYLVSGSKGLPQADAERIKPFRLAALKRYQPYFLAGWLSEEYSVRRDAALPQCQQEFLHWEQRNVENFLPGDTHSQVLVNCDFSDVNSDLILLPVYLLSYRYGDKLYRFLLNGQTGKTTGDKPYSQIRIGVAVAIGLVVAVILWWLASHR, from the coding sequence ATGCCCACTCCTGCTGCCACTGCCGAACTTGCTCACACGGCCGCCCCGCAAGGGCACGCCTGCGCCAATTGCGGCTCGCCGGTGGAATTGGGCGATAAATTTTGCAACGTGTGCGGCGCGCCGCAGCCGGTGGCCGAACAAACCCAACCCATTGCGCCGGTAACCCGCACGGTCGAATGCAAAAATTGCGGGGCCAAGCTCACGTTGGCCGCCGATCAGCGCAGCATCACCTGCCCGTTTTGCGATTCCAACATGGTGGTCGAAAGCACCGATGAGCAAACCGGCCGGCAACCACCGGAATTTATCATCGGCTTTGCCATCACGCCGCAGCAAGCGCTGGAAAAGTTCCGCGCCTGGCTGCGCGAAAGCGGCATGTTTCGTCCCGGCGATTTAAGCACCGCCAAAATCGAAGAAAAACTTCGCGGCGTGTATTTGCCGTTCTGGTCGTTTTCCATGCTCGCCCAAAGCCAGTGGTCGGCGCAAATTGGCGAGCACTGGTATCGCACCGAAACGTACACCACCATCATCAATGGCAAGCCGGTAACCCAAACCCGTACTGTCACCGAAACCGAATGGTGGAGTCTCGCCGGCCAGCACCACAATTATTACAGCGGCTACCTGGTCTCCGGCAGCAAGGGCTTGCCGCAAGCCGATGCAGAGCGCATCAAGCCGTTTCGCTTGGCGGCGCTCAAACGCTACCAGCCCTATTTCTTAGCCGGCTGGCTGAGCGAAGAATACAGTGTCCGGCGCGACGCAGCGCTACCCCAGTGCCAACAGGAATTTTTGCACTGGGAACAGCGGAACGTGGAAAATTTTCTCCCCGGCGATACCCACTCGCAGGTGTTGGTCAATTGCGATTTCAGCGACGTCAATTCCGATTTAATTTTACTGCCCGTGTATTTGCTTTCGTATCGCTACGGGGACAAGCTGTATCGTTTCCTACTGAACGGCCAAACCGGCAAAACGACCGGCGACAAACCGTATTCGCAAATTCGCATTGGCGTGGCGGTGGCCATTGGCCTTGTGGTGGCGGTTATTTTGTGGTGGCTGGCATCGCACCGATGA